A single region of the Brachypodium distachyon strain Bd21 chromosome 3, Brachypodium_distachyon_v3.0, whole genome shotgun sequence genome encodes:
- the LOC100837193 gene encoding pentatricopeptide repeat-containing protein At5g18390, mitochondrial, protein MAASAPAAVLRRLSDRLGLRLRRGLATLPDYTETGASADSPQHPNSKDAYFAAVHHLSTIVRRDFYLERTLNRLRLPSPFPPDLALRVIKAAAPAEPLHAARFLAWLRAKPNFSPSAEHFDALLLPLARARLFTHLWTQASDMRALGLPLSPATFSAVISSYGHSRLPEQAVEVFNRLPHFGCPQTTEVYNALLDALCSNGNFAGAYKLLRRMARKGVAPDRATFSTLVDAWCASGKLREAQAFLDDMASRGFRPPVRGRDLLVDGLVRAGRLEEAKAFAVRFTKEGVLPDVATFNSLAQALCDAGDVKFAVGLLADASSRGLCPDISTYKVMLPAVAKAGQIEEAFRLFYAAVEDGHRPFPSLYAAIVKALCKAGRFGDAFAFFGDMKSKGHPPNRPVYVMLVKMCVRGGRFLDAANYLVEMSEAGFAPRVPTFNAVVDGLRHLGKHDLAQRMEQLEMSLKGN, encoded by the coding sequence ATGGCGGCttccgctcccgccgccgttctccgcCGTCTCAGCGACCGGCTCGGCCTccgtctccgccgcggcctcgcGACGCTCCCCGACTACACGGAGACCGGCGCATCAGCTGATTCGCCGCAGCACCCGAACTCCAAGGACGCCTACTTCGCGGCGGTTCACCACCTTTCCACCATCGTGCGCCGGGACTTCTACCTGGAGCGCACCCTGAACCGgctccgcctcccgtcgccATTCCCGCCGGACCTCGCGCTCCGCGTCATCAAAGCCGCCGCCCCGGCGGAACCCCTCCACGCCGCGCGCTTCCTCGCGTGGCTCCGCGCCAAGCCCAACTTCTCCCCTTCCGCGGAGCACTTCGAcgcccttctccttcccctcgcccgcgcgcgcctctTCACCCACCTCTGGACCCAGGCCTCCGACATGCGCGCGCTCGGCCTCCCGCTCTCTCCGGCCACCTTCTCAGCCGTCATCTCGTCCTACGGCCACTCCCGCCTCCCCGAGCAGGCCGTCGAGGTCTTCAACCGCCTGCCCCATTTCGGGTGCCCGCAGACCACCGAGGTCTACAACGCGCTCCTCGACGCGCTCTGCTCCAACGGCAACTTCGCCGGCGCCTACAAGCTGCTCCGCCGCATGGCGCGGAAGGGCGTGGCCCCCGACCGCGCCACGTTCAGCACCCTCGTCGACGCCTGGTGCGCATcggggaagctccgggaggcGCAGGCGTTCCTCGACGACATGGCCTCCCGCGGGTTCCGGCCGCCGGTGCGTGGCCGGGACCTCCTCGTCGACGGGCTCGTCCGAGCTGGGCGCCTGGAGGAGGCCAAGGCATTCGCCGTCCGTTTCACCAAGGAGGGCGTCCTCCCCGACGTGGCCACATTCAACTCGCTCGCCCAGGCGCTTTGTGATGCTGGTGATGTGAAATTCGCCGTGGGTCTTCTCGCCGATGCTTCCAGCCGTGGCCTCTGCCCGGACATCTCAACGTACAAAGTGATGCTACCGGCTGTTGCCAAGGCTGGCCAGATTGAGGAGGCATTCCGGTTGTTCTATGCGGCTGTTGAGGATGGCCACCGGCCGTTCCCGAGTCTCTATGCAGCTATCGTCAAGGCGCTCTGCAAGGCAGGTCGCTTTGGTGATGCTTTCGCATTTTTTGGTGATATGAAGTCCAAAGGGCACCCACCAAATCGGCCTGTCTATGTGATGCTTGTCAAAATGTGTGTGAGGGGTGGTCGATTCTTGGATGCTGCAAACTACCTTGTTGAGATGAGCGAGGCTGGGTTCGCGCCACGGGTGCCAACATTCAACGCTGTAGTTGATGGGCTACGGCATCTTGGGAAACATGACCTAGCCCAGAGGATGGAGCAGCTTGAGATGTCGCTAAAGGGAAATTGA
- the LOC100838317 gene encoding 60S ribosomal protein L32-1, translated as MAVPLLTTKIVKKRVKQFKRAHSDRYIGLKTSWRRPKGIDSRVRRKFKGCTLMPNIGYGSDKKTRHYLPNKFKKFVVHNVSELELLMMHNRTYCAEIAHNVSTKKRKDIVERAAQLDIVVTNKLARLRSQEEE; from the exons ATGGCGGTGCCGCTGCTGACCACGAAGATCGTGAAGAAGCGGGTCAAGCAGTTCAAGAGGGCCCATAGCGACCGCTACATCGGCCTCAAG ACTAGCTGGCGCAGGCCGAAGGGTATTGACTCCCGTGTCAGGAGAAAGTTCAAGGGATGCACCTTGATGCCCAACATTGGTTATGGTTCTGACAAGAAAACAAGGCATTACCTGCCTAACAAGTTCAAGAAGTTTGTTGTCCACAATGTCTCTGAGCTGGAGTTGCTTATGATGCACAACAG GACCTACTGTGCGGAGATCGCCCATAACGTATCTACAAAGAAGCGCAAGGACATTGTTGAGCGTGCCGCACAGCTTGACATCGTGGTCACCAACAAGCTTGCAAGGCTCCGCAGCCAGGAGGAAGAGTAG